DNA from Streptomyces sp. NBC_01260:
GATGTCGCCGCGGCCGCCGCGGAACTGGCCCCGCTGGTCACGGAGGAACTGCTCACCGAGGTCGCGGCCGACGTCCCCGACGAGTGGCTGGTGGACGAGCCCGGATTCGACTCGACCGATCAGCTCAGGCGCGCCTATGTCGAGGCGCTGCTGCCGCGAGCGGCCACCATCCACGAGCGGATCAGCCTGGACGCGCCCACCGCCGCCAAGCCGTCCCAGGCCCCGGGCTGGCTCGCCGAGCGCCTCGCCCCGCGGCATGACCACGAGAACAGCGACGAGAGCGGCCGGCCGTGAGTGAACGCGTTGTCTTCGAGTACGCCCTGCTGCGCGTGGTGCCCCGGGTCCAGCGCGGCGAGTTCTTCAACGCCGGCGTGGTGGTCTACTGCCGCGCCAAGGGGTTCGTCGCCGCCCGCACCGAACTCGACGAGGGGAAGCTCAAGGCGCTGGACCCCGCCGCCGACGTGACCGGGGTGCGCGCCGCACTGCGCGCCGTCGAGGGGATCTGCCGCGGCGGTACGGCCGCGGGCCAGGCCGAGGGCGACGACCCGGGCCGGCGCTTCCGCTGGCTGATCGCCCCGCGCTCGACCGTCATCCAGCCGAGCCCCGTGCACAGTGGTCTCACCACCGACCCCGCCGCCGAGCTGGATCGCCTGCTCGACCTGCTGGTGCGCTGATCCCCACCCGTACGGCGCTGCCGCCGCGCTCTGCGGCGGCAGCGCCGTCCGGTGTGACATGCGCCGCTGCGTCCGTGGGCCGTTGACACCGGGTGCCAGGCCTTCTAGCGTCTCGACTGCTGAAGGTACTAAGCGGTTGCTCAGTTATCGGGAAGCATTTCGCAGGGAATGTGCCTGACGTCCGCTGAGCCGCGATCCAAGGGCGAGGAGAACCAAGCATGTCCACCACCGAGCAGCGCGTAGCCATCGTGACGGGAGCGGCACGGGGCATCGGTGCCGCCACCGCGGTACGCCTGGCGGCCGAGGGCCGCGCCGTCGCCGTACTCGACCTGGACGAGGCGGCCTGCAAGGACACCGTCGAGAAGATCACCGCCGCCGGGGGCAGGGCCCTCGCCGTCGGCTGCGACGTGTCGGACAGCGCCCAGGTGGAGGCCGCCGTCGCGCGGGTCGCCGCCGAGCTCGGCGCCCCGACGATTCTCGTCAACAACGCGGGCGTGCTCCGTGACAACCTGCTGTTCAAGATGAGCGAGTCCGACTGGGACACCGTGATGAACGTGCACCTCAAGGGCGCGTTCCTGATGGCCAAGGCCGTCCAGAAGCACATGGTGGAGCAGAAGTTCGGCCGTATCGTGTCGCTGTCCTCCTCCTCCGCCCTGGGCAACCGCGGCCAGGCCAACTACGCCGCGGTCAAGGCCGGTCTGCAGGGCTTCACGAAGACCCTCGCCAAGGAGCTCGGCAAGTTCGGCATCACCGCCAACGCGGTCGCCCCCGGCTTCATCGTCACCGAGATGACCGCGCAGACCGCGGCCCGCGTCGGCATGGGCTTCGAGGAGTTCCAGGCCGCGGCCGCCACCCAGATCCCGGTGCAGCGCGTCGGCTTCCCCGAGGACATCGCCAACGCCATCGCCTTCTTCTCGGGTGATGACGCGGGCTTCGTCTCCGGCCAGGTCATGTACGTCGCCGGCGGACCGCTCAACTGACCCGAAGGGCTGC
Protein-coding regions in this window:
- the fabG gene encoding 3-oxoacyl-ACP reductase FabG, with the translated sequence MSTTEQRVAIVTGAARGIGAATAVRLAAEGRAVAVLDLDEAACKDTVEKITAAGGRALAVGCDVSDSAQVEAAVARVAAELGAPTILVNNAGVLRDNLLFKMSESDWDTVMNVHLKGAFLMAKAVQKHMVEQKFGRIVSLSSSSALGNRGQANYAAVKAGLQGFTKTLAKELGKFGITANAVAPGFIVTEMTAQTAARVGMGFEEFQAAAATQIPVQRVGFPEDIANAIAFFSGDDAGFVSGQVMYVAGGPLN
- a CDS encoding DUF3037 domain-containing protein codes for the protein MSERVVFEYALLRVVPRVQRGEFFNAGVVVYCRAKGFVAARTELDEGKLKALDPAADVTGVRAALRAVEGICRGGTAAGQAEGDDPGRRFRWLIAPRSTVIQPSPVHSGLTTDPAAELDRLLDLLVR